In Bosea vestrisii, the following are encoded in one genomic region:
- a CDS encoding META domain-containing protein → MAALVLSLSPVLVSDVLAQGRQRPSQIPQPGQDAPPPRQQEKNFPLDASWTLNQMNGKPNTGYRATLKVDSNLRGTGFAGCNTFSASAYPLRQQAFAVGPIAVTKMACDKGASDFERGYLTALRTAQKWDLVEGRLVIKTGTGELRFDRGI, encoded by the coding sequence ATGGCCGCCCTCGTCCTTTCCCTGTCGCCTGTCCTGGTGAGTGATGTGCTCGCCCAGGGGCGCCAGCGGCCGTCGCAGATTCCGCAGCCTGGGCAGGACGCTCCGCCGCCGCGGCAGCAGGAGAAGAATTTCCCGCTCGACGCCTCCTGGACCCTGAACCAGATGAACGGCAAGCCGAATACTGGCTACCGCGCGACGCTGAAGGTCGATTCCAATCTGCGCGGCACGGGCTTTGCCGGCTGCAATACCTTCTCGGCCTCGGCTTACCCACTGCGCCAGCAGGCTTTCGCCGTCGGCCCGATCGCGGTGACCAAGATGGCCTGCGACAAGGGCGCCTCCGATTTCGAGCGCGGCTATCTGACGGCGCTGCGCACTGCCCAGAAATGGGACCTGGTCGAAGGCCGCCTTGTCATCAAGACGGGCACGGGCGAGCTCCGGTTCGATCGCGGAATCTGA
- the hisG gene encoding ATP phosphoribosyltransferase: MSGADKMTNDAPLVLAVPSKGRLQENATAFFGRAGLSFVQARGQREYRGQIAGLGGAEVAYLSASEIVAQLSSGAAHLGITGEDLVREQVADADASMVMLAPLGFGQANVVVAVPQAWIDVRTMADLDDVAASMRARTGRKLRVATKYVNLTRRFFANHGLADYRIVESLGATEGAPAAGTAEIVVDITTTGATLSANALKVLDDGVILASEANLVASVRAPWGEQAREAAAAILSRIAAEEEARSLREVRAVLNAVSPQRLSEIAHRFGARLPFGAAGSDGVVTLHCPRKAVFPLVEELSKAGADDITVRTLDYVFRRSNLLIERLLARI; encoded by the coding sequence ATGAGCGGGGCGGACAAGATGACGAACGACGCGCCGCTGGTCCTTGCCGTCCCCTCCAAGGGCCGGCTCCAGGAGAACGCCACCGCCTTCTTCGGCAGGGCAGGGCTCAGCTTCGTGCAGGCGCGCGGGCAGCGCGAGTATCGCGGGCAGATTGCCGGTCTTGGCGGGGCCGAGGTCGCCTATCTCTCGGCGTCCGAGATCGTCGCACAATTGTCGTCCGGCGCCGCTCATCTCGGCATCACCGGCGAGGATCTGGTGCGCGAGCAGGTCGCCGACGCCGATGCCAGCATGGTGATGCTGGCGCCGCTCGGTTTCGGCCAGGCCAATGTCGTCGTCGCCGTGCCGCAGGCCTGGATCGATGTCCGCACCATGGCCGATCTCGACGACGTCGCCGCGAGCATGCGCGCCCGCACTGGCCGCAAGCTCCGCGTCGCCACCAAATATGTGAACTTGACCCGCCGCTTCTTCGCCAATCACGGCCTCGCCGATTACCGCATCGTCGAGAGCCTGGGTGCGACCGAGGGCGCGCCGGCCGCCGGCACCGCCGAGATCGTCGTCGACATCACCACCACCGGCGCGACGCTTTCCGCGAATGCGCTGAAAGTGCTCGACGACGGCGTGATCCTGGCGTCGGAGGCCAATCTCGTCGCCTCCGTGCGGGCGCCCTGGGGCGAGCAGGCGCGCGAAGCTGCCGCGGCCATCCTGTCGCGCATCGCGGCCGAGGAGGAGGCGCGCTCGCTGCGTGAGGTCCGCGCCGTGCTCAACGCTGTCTCGCCGCAGCGCCTCAGCGAGATCGCGCATCGATTCGGGGCGCGCCTGCCGTTCGGGGCGGCCGGCAGCGACGGCGTCGTCACGCTGCATTGCCCGCGCAAGGCGGTGTTCCCGTTGGTCGAGGAATTGAGCAAGGCCGGCGCCGACGATATCACCGTGCGGACGCTCGACTATGTCTTCCGCCGTTCCAATCTGCTGATCGAACGATTGCTGGCCCGCATCTGA
- a CDS encoding DUF3053 family protein: MQVRLRSLLACLFAVLLLAACGPSEPDQRKAFIGFLQTDILARPGVRVPRPDAEKQKSFGDYAGHYAVIQRFHERMNTTVGKPMQEATAKAAPRSIEDIVARKSEIAAVRAGFGQMRQALDATLAAAESERAALKQPEDLAKVYASAYQKLVTEPAATVREVFPVTDETFAAILALAELIEANKAAIRVSGSQVDVRNPTLRNKVQAALTAMNTKQSAMTAAQQRVRQMVYGN, translated from the coding sequence ATGCAGGTCAGACTACGTAGCCTGCTGGCCTGCCTGTTTGCGGTGCTGCTGCTCGCCGCCTGCGGGCCGAGCGAGCCAGATCAGCGCAAGGCCTTCATCGGCTTCCTGCAGACGGACATCCTGGCGCGCCCGGGCGTGCGCGTGCCGCGCCCCGATGCCGAGAAGCAGAAATCCTTCGGCGACTATGCCGGGCACTATGCCGTGATCCAGCGCTTCCACGAGCGCATGAACACGACGGTCGGCAAGCCGATGCAGGAGGCGACCGCCAAAGCGGCGCCGCGCTCGATCGAGGACATCGTCGCGCGCAAGAGCGAGATCGCCGCTGTGCGTGCCGGCTTTGGCCAGATGCGCCAGGCGCTCGACGCCACGCTCGCCGCCGCCGAGAGCGAGCGCGCCGCGTTGAAGCAGCCGGAGGATCTCGCCAAGGTCTATGCCAGCGCCTACCAGAAGCTGGTGACGGAGCCTGCAGCGACCGTCCGCGAGGTCTTCCCGGTGACCGACGAGACCTTCGCCGCGATCCTGGCGTTGGCCGAACTGATCGAGGCCAACAAGGCAGCGATCCGGGTGAGCGGCTCGCAGGTCGACGTGCGGAACCCAACGCTGCGCAACAAGGTGCAGGCCGCGCTCACTGCGATGAACACCAAGCAATCGGCGATGACCGCGGCACAGCAGCGAGTCAGGCAGATGGTCTACGGGAATTGA
- a CDS encoding ABC transporter ATP-binding protein/permease — translation MRLLSFAVAALAVIALVVGQQSGSTGILGLGVVGLLLAFATFRSTSIPFFLKIFSGIFGTEYVIFGAGALLAQLGLWPTAWQAAAPPASLGTTVAVFGILIYLVSFVPVVQRIARIASPYFESSEPQIANLGPFGRYRMRLGTFAVALVVFLIVLNQAQVGISLRINFFYRDFYNALQEKNAPAFWEQLINVFCVWAAVSVISVLIETVANSVLLIRWREWMAAEYNKRWLGNGNHYRISLAGTADNPDQRISEDTRAFLNQTYSFSLTLITQVSTLVSFSIILWSIPVAITVPGTDIVIPGFIFWATLIYAAIATWITHVIGKPLIALEFEQERREANFRFALARLREYSEQIALMRGEGAERRHLGETFGGIVDNFYNLLWRRLKLTTFTLSYNQANVVIPFVLLAPYYFAGAIAFGVLTQVSSAFGRVETAMSFFINSYQSIASYLASINRLTTFEAAIAKAEAQGAGGEGAAIDIVEKPVKDATIETLALNLPNGQPIVQASGLTLPGGHSTLVVGPSGSGKSTLFRALAGIWPFGEGKVVTPEGQRMLVLPQRPYLPQGSLRAALAYPAEPDAFGDAEIHAAMEKVKLGHLAERLDEVDLWGQRLSGGEQQRLAVARALLAKPDWLFLDEATASLDEKLEGEIYEVIRRELPQTSIVSIGHRSTLRTMHDELITMEKNADGTFSPKAKAMEAAS, via the coding sequence ATGCGCCTGTTGAGTTTCGCCGTCGCCGCGCTTGCTGTGATCGCGCTCGTGGTCGGCCAGCAAAGCGGGAGCACAGGCATTCTCGGCCTCGGCGTCGTCGGCTTGCTGCTGGCGTTCGCCACGTTCCGGTCGACCAGCATCCCGTTCTTCCTGAAAATCTTCTCCGGCATCTTCGGCACGGAGTATGTGATTTTCGGTGCCGGCGCGCTGCTTGCCCAGCTCGGACTCTGGCCCACCGCCTGGCAAGCGGCCGCCCCGCCGGCCAGCCTCGGTACGACGGTCGCCGTCTTCGGCATCCTGATCTACCTGGTCTCCTTCGTGCCGGTTGTGCAGCGTATCGCCCGCATCGCCTCGCCCTACTTCGAATCTTCCGAGCCGCAGATCGCCAATCTCGGGCCATTCGGCCGCTACCGCATGCGGCTCGGTACCTTCGCGGTCGCGCTCGTCGTCTTCCTGATCGTGCTCAACCAGGCGCAGGTCGGCATCTCGCTGCGCATCAACTTCTTCTATCGCGACTTCTACAACGCCCTGCAGGAGAAGAACGCGCCGGCTTTCTGGGAACAGCTCATCAACGTCTTCTGCGTCTGGGCAGCGGTCTCCGTGATCAGCGTGTTGATCGAGACCGTCGCCAATTCGGTCCTGCTGATCCGCTGGCGCGAATGGATGGCGGCCGAATACAACAAGCGCTGGCTGGGCAACGGCAACCACTACCGTATCTCGCTCGCCGGCACGGCGGACAACCCCGACCAACGCATCTCGGAAGACACGCGCGCCTTCCTGAATCAGACCTACAGCTTCTCGCTGACGCTGATCACCCAGGTCTCAACGCTGGTCTCGTTCTCGATCATCCTCTGGTCGATCCCCGTGGCGATCACCGTGCCCGGCACCGACATCGTCATCCCCGGCTTCATCTTCTGGGCGACACTGATTTACGCCGCGATTGCAACCTGGATCACTCATGTGATCGGCAAACCGCTGATCGCGCTGGAATTCGAGCAGGAGCGGCGCGAGGCGAACTTCCGCTTTGCTCTCGCTCGCCTGCGCGAGTACTCCGAGCAGATCGCGCTGATGCGCGGCGAAGGTGCCGAGCGGCGCCACCTCGGCGAAACGTTTGGCGGCATCGTCGACAATTTCTACAACCTGCTCTGGCGCAGGCTGAAGCTGACGACCTTCACGCTGTCCTATAATCAGGCCAACGTCGTCATCCCCTTCGTCTTGCTGGCGCCCTACTACTTCGCCGGTGCGATCGCCTTCGGCGTGCTGACGCAGGTGTCCTCGGCTTTCGGCCGAGTCGAGACGGCGATGTCCTTCTTCATCAACAGCTATCAATCGATCGCCTCCTATCTCGCCTCGATCAACCGCCTGACCACCTTCGAGGCGGCGATCGCCAAGGCGGAGGCGCAGGGCGCTGGTGGAGAAGGCGCAGCGATCGATATCGTCGAGAAGCCGGTCAAGGACGCCACGATCGAGACGCTCGCTCTCAACCTGCCGAACGGCCAGCCGATCGTACAGGCTTCCGGCCTCACTCTGCCAGGTGGGCATTCGACGCTGGTGGTCGGGCCATCCGGCTCAGGCAAGTCGACCCTGTTCCGCGCGCTCGCCGGCATCTGGCCGTTCGGCGAGGGCAAAGTCGTGACGCCGGAGGGGCAACGCATGCTCGTCCTGCCGCAGCGGCCTTATCTGCCGCAGGGCTCCCTGCGGGCTGCGCTCGCCTATCCGGCCGAGCCCGATGCGTTCGGTGACGCGGAAATCCATGCGGCGATGGAGAAGGTCAAGCTCGGCCATCTCGCCGAGCGGCTCGACGAGGTCGATCTCTGGGGCCAGCGCCTCTCGGGCGGCGAGCAGCAGCGCCTCGCTGTGGCGCGCGCTCTACTGGCGAAACCGGACTGGCTCTTCCTCGACGAGGCGACCGCCTCGCTCGACGAGAAGCTCGAAGGCGAGATCTACGAGGTGATCAGGCGCGAACTGCCGCAGACCAGCATCGTCTCGATCGGCCACCGCTCGACGCTGCGTACGATGCACGACGAGCTGATCACCATGGAGAAGAACGCCGACGGCACCTTCAGCCCGAAGGCAAAGGCCATGGAAGCGGCGAGCTAG
- a CDS encoding GIY-YIG nuclease family protein codes for MPFHVYLLASGQHGTLYLGVTRDLARRVHEHKSKVLPGFSRRYSVDRLVWYEEYPTATEAIEREKDMKRWRRDWKVRLIEERNPLWADLYPLLAR; via the coding sequence TTGCCGTTCCACGTCTATTTGCTTGCGAGCGGGCAGCATGGAACGCTCTATCTCGGCGTGACGCGCGACCTTGCTCGCCGCGTCCACGAGCACAAGAGCAAGGTCCTGCCCGGCTTCTCGCGGAGATACAGCGTCGATCGGTTGGTCTGGTACGAGGAGTATCCGACGGCAACCGAGGCTATCGAGCGCGAGAAGGACATGAAGAGGTGGCGTCGCGACTGGAAGGTCAGGTTGATCGAGGAGCGGAACCCGCTTTGGGCCGATCTCTATCCGCTGCTGGCGCGGTGA
- a CDS encoding DUF2585 domain-containing protein — MALAEPLSSGAPTARANWAPGRLGPVAIAVLAVLLTTGAAAILLWMGREPICKCGTIKLWQGTVMSSENSQHIADWYTFSHIIHGFLFYGLFWLIRRLTGLPISVGLALLLAIVLESAWEITENTDAVINHYRTATISLDYYGDSVLNSVSDILAMALGFLFARFAPVWITVSGALAMELIVGWLIRDNLTLNVIMLLWPMDWIKAWQGGA; from the coding sequence ATGGCGCTCGCTGAACCGCTTTCCTCCGGCGCGCCCACGGCGCGCGCGAACTGGGCGCCCGGTCGCCTCGGCCCCGTCGCCATTGCTGTGCTGGCGGTGCTGCTGACTACCGGCGCGGCGGCGATCCTGCTCTGGATGGGCCGCGAGCCGATCTGCAAATGCGGGACGATCAAGCTCTGGCAGGGCACGGTGATGTCCTCCGAGAACTCCCAGCACATTGCCGACTGGTACACCTTCTCCCACATCATCCACGGCTTCCTGTTCTATGGTCTGTTCTGGCTGATCCGGCGCCTCACCGGCCTGCCGATCTCCGTCGGCCTCGCGCTGCTGCTCGCCATCGTGCTGGAGAGCGCCTGGGAGATCACCGAGAACACCGATGCGGTGATCAATCACTACCGCACGGCCACGATCTCGCTCGACTATTATGGCGACAGCGTCCTGAACTCGGTCAGCGACATCCTCGCCATGGCCCTGGGCTTCCTGTTCGCGCGGTTCGCGCCGGTCTGGATCACGGTGTCTGGCGCGCTGGCGATGGAACTGATCGTCGGCTGGCTGATCCGCGACAACCTCACCCTCAACGTCATCATGCTGCTCTGGCCGATGGACTGGATCAAAGCCTGGCAGGGCGGAGCCTGA
- the hisS gene encoding histidine--tRNA ligase → MSADKSAPAKLKARQPRGFVDRGPADVAATERMLGVIRESFSLYGFDPVETPFVEYTDALGKFLPDQDRPNEGVFSFQDDDEQWLSLRYDLTAPLARYVAENFDALPKPYRSYRAGYVFRNEKPGPGRFRQFMQFDADIVGSGSVAADAEICMLAADTMEKLGIKRGDYVVKVNNRKVLDGVMEAIGLGGEEKAAQRLTVLRALDKHDKFGDEGVRLLLGKGRLDESGDFARGAGLEEEAIDALLQLFQTTVTDRLLSGLLAKLGHEYEQLTQEQVERIVEHSPGLQNLLGTPFMVNSTFQEGVRELLDVARMVARAGYDHNRIRIDPSVVRGLEYYTGPVYEVELTFPVTNEDGQVVRFGSVAGGGRYDGLVGRFRPEPVPATGFSIGVSRLYSALKAVKSPIVDAKNELPLVVVTAMDNKSPEFMPGYQAFVAQLRQAKDEEGKALCRADLYLGSSGFNAQMKYADRRGAVCAVIQGSSEREAGTVVIKDLILGAELAAAGRDVKDSAEHKERQAQAQFSVPVGELVEGVKRVLARHR, encoded by the coding sequence ATGTCCGCCGATAAGTCCGCCCCTGCCAAGCTGAAGGCCCGCCAGCCGCGCGGTTTCGTCGACCGCGGCCCGGCCGACGTCGCCGCCACCGAACGCATGCTCGGCGTGATCCGCGAGAGCTTCTCGCTCTATGGCTTCGATCCGGTCGAGACGCCCTTCGTCGAGTACACCGATGCGCTCGGCAAATTCCTGCCAGACCAGGACCGGCCTAACGAGGGCGTCTTCTCCTTCCAGGACGATGACGAGCAGTGGCTGTCGCTGCGCTATGACCTGACCGCGCCGCTCGCCCGCTATGTCGCCGAGAATTTCGATGCGCTGCCAAAGCCCTATCGCAGCTACCGCGCCGGCTATGTCTTCCGCAACGAGAAGCCGGGGCCGGGGCGCTTCCGCCAGTTCATGCAGTTCGACGCCGATATCGTCGGCTCTGGCTCCGTCGCCGCCGATGCCGAGATCTGCATGCTCGCCGCCGACACGATGGAGAAGCTCGGCATCAAGCGCGGCGACTACGTCGTCAAGGTCAACAACCGCAAGGTGCTCGACGGCGTGATGGAGGCGATCGGCCTCGGCGGCGAAGAAAAGGCTGCGCAGCGACTGACCGTGCTGCGCGCGCTCGATAAGCACGACAAGTTTGGTGATGAGGGAGTTCGCTTGCTCCTTGGCAAAGGCCGGCTCGACGAGAGTGGCGATTTCGCTAGGGGCGCAGGTCTGGAAGAGGAGGCGATCGACGCACTCCTTCAGCTCTTTCAGACAACCGTCACGGACAGGTTGTTAAGCGGTCTGCTCGCCAAACTGGGCCACGAGTACGAGCAGCTCACCCAGGAGCAGGTCGAGCGGATAGTAGAGCACTCTCCCGGTCTTCAGAACCTCTTGGGTACGCCTTTCATGGTAAACTCGACATTCCAGGAGGGCGTCAGAGAGCTTCTTGATGTCGCGAGAATGGTTGCGCGTGCGGGCTACGATCACAATCGCATCCGCATCGACCCTTCCGTCGTCCGCGGCCTCGAATACTATACCGGCCCGGTCTACGAGGTGGAGTTGACCTTCCCGGTCACCAATGAGGACGGCCAGGTCGTGCGCTTCGGCTCGGTGGCGGGCGGCGGGCGCTACGATGGTCTCGTCGGCCGCTTCCGGCCCGAGCCGGTGCCGGCGACCGGCTTCTCGATCGGCGTCTCCAGGCTCTATTCGGCGCTGAAGGCGGTGAAGTCGCCGATCGTCGATGCCAAGAACGAATTGCCGCTCGTCGTCGTCACCGCGATGGACAACAAGTCGCCGGAGTTCATGCCGGGCTATCAGGCTTTCGTCGCCCAGCTCCGGCAGGCGAAGGACGAGGAGGGCAAGGCGCTCTGCCGCGCCGATCTCTATCTCGGCTCGTCCGGCTTCAACGCCCAGATGAAATATGCCGACCGGCGCGGTGCGGTTTGTGCCGTGATTCAGGGCTCGTCAGAGCGCGAGGCCGGCACTGTCGTGATCAAGGACCTAATCCTCGGCGCCGAGCTCGCCGCCGCGGGCCGCGACGTGAAGGATTCCGCCGAGCACAAGGAACGGCAGGCGCAGGCGCAGTTTTCCGTGCCGGTGGGCGAGCTGGTCGAGGGCGTGAAGAGGGTACTGGCGCGACATCGCTAG
- a CDS encoding ATP phosphoribosyltransferase regulatory subunit: MRSKLETVIAPFEREGYRRAEPAILQPVEPFLDLSGEDIRRRIFLTQDDDGREWCLRPEYTIPVALAHIAAHATEPASYAYAGPVFRMRANEPSEFAQAGLESFGRTDFAAADAEIMALTVESAASLGLTRPRLLMGDVALLTALLDRLGVPQAARRRLMRAVAQGKGADAVAALEPPVNEVEHAHAGLLKALEGQDPKAARAFVEDVLSIAGISTVGGRSAGDIAERFLARAAERDNPVNAEASGLIAHALAIGGDPDSASAAWRRLAGEAGLDLAAALDAFDERTGFLAARGVDVANISFSAGFARNLDYYTGFIFELHDPARPDLKPIAGGGRYDGVLQRLGAPATVPAVGASLWLDRLAGGKA; encoded by the coding sequence ATGCGCTCAAAGCTCGAGACCGTGATTGCGCCGTTCGAGCGCGAGGGTTACCGGCGTGCCGAGCCGGCGATCCTGCAGCCGGTCGAGCCCTTCCTCGATCTCTCCGGCGAGGATATCCGCCGCCGCATCTTCCTGACGCAGGACGATGACGGCCGCGAATGGTGCCTGCGGCCCGAATACACCATTCCGGTCGCGCTGGCGCACATCGCCGCTCATGCCACCGAGCCGGCGTCTTACGCCTATGCCGGCCCGGTCTTCCGCATGCGCGCGAACGAGCCCAGCGAGTTCGCGCAGGCGGGCCTCGAATCTTTCGGCCGCACCGATTTTGCCGCCGCCGATGCCGAGATCATGGCGCTGACCGTCGAATCCGCCGCTTCACTCGGCCTGACCCGGCCGCGCCTGCTGATGGGCGATGTCGCGCTGCTCACCGCGCTGCTCGACCGGCTTGGCGTACCGCAGGCGGCCCGTCGCCGGCTGATGCGCGCGGTCGCGCAGGGCAAGGGCGCCGATGCGGTCGCCGCGCTCGAACCGCCGGTCAATGAGGTCGAGCACGCCCATGCCGGCCTGCTCAAGGCGCTCGAAGGCCAGGATCCCAAGGCGGCGCGCGCCTTTGTCGAGGACGTGCTCTCGATCGCCGGCATCTCGACTGTCGGCGGCCGCTCGGCCGGCGATATCGCCGAGCGCTTCCTGGCGCGGGCGGCCGAACGCGACAATCCGGTCAATGCCGAGGCGAGCGGCCTGATCGCGCATGCGCTGGCGATCGGCGGCGATCCTGACAGCGCCTCCGCCGCCTGGCGCAGGCTCGCCGGCGAAGCCGGGCTTGACCTTGCTGCCGCGCTCGACGCCTTCGATGAGCGCACCGGCTTCCTCGCCGCGCGCGGCGTCGATGTCGCCAACATCTCCTTCTCGGCCGGCTTCGCCCGCAATCTCGACTACTACACCGGCTTCATCTTCGAGCTGCACGACCCGGCTCGGCCGGACTTGAAGCCGATCGCCGGCGGCGGCCGCTATGACGGCGTGCTCCAGCGCCTCGGCGCACCGGCAACAGTGCCGGCCGTCGGCGCCTCGCTCTGGCTCGATCGTCTCGCCGGAGGCAAGGCATGA
- a CDS encoding FAD-binding protein yields MMLHTPTTEAQACAVVASIVEARVPLAIRGGGTRTGLGRPDNAVSTISSAGLTGITLYEPSEMVIGAKAGTPLRLIEETLAARGQMLPFEPMDHRALLGTEGEPTIGAIAAGNISGPRRINAGAARDSLIGIKLINGRGELVKSGGRVMKNVTGLDLVKLVAGSFGTLGFLTEVTFRVLPRPERVVTLIWEDLADEAAVALLSGALGSPFEPMAAAHLPAGIGAEEPRTLLRLENFSASISYRAAELARLLKPHGRPALVEGRASDTLWREVRDAAFFASTQEAVWRLSLAPTSGPRATAAITRTVPGARWFYDWGGGLIWLAVPADGDAGAAAIRTALKPLGGHATLVRAPDAVRAVVPVFEPLSEPLMRVTAGIKKSFDPEGVFEPGRMYAGI; encoded by the coding sequence CTGATGCTCCACACTCCCACCACCGAGGCACAGGCCTGCGCCGTCGTCGCTTCGATCGTCGAGGCGCGCGTTCCGCTTGCCATTCGCGGCGGCGGCACGCGCACCGGGCTCGGCCGGCCGGACAATGCCGTCAGCACCATCTCCAGCGCCGGGCTCACCGGCATCACCCTCTACGAGCCCTCTGAGATGGTGATCGGCGCCAAAGCCGGCACGCCGCTGAGGCTGATCGAGGAGACGCTGGCCGCGCGTGGCCAGATGCTGCCCTTCGAGCCGATGGACCATCGCGCTCTGCTCGGCACCGAGGGCGAGCCGACGATCGGCGCCATCGCTGCCGGGAACATTTCCGGCCCGCGCCGGATCAATGCCGGCGCCGCCCGCGACTCCCTGATCGGCATCAAGCTGATCAACGGCCGTGGCGAGCTGGTGAAGTCGGGCGGGCGGGTGATGAAGAACGTCACCGGCCTCGACCTGGTGAAGCTCGTCGCCGGCAGCTTCGGCACCCTCGGTTTCCTCACCGAAGTGACCTTCCGCGTCCTGCCGCGTCCTGAGCGCGTCGTCACCCTGATCTGGGAGGACCTCGCCGACGAGGCGGCGGTGGCGCTGCTCTCGGGCGCGCTCGGCTCGCCCTTCGAACCCATGGCCGCAGCGCACCTGCCGGCCGGGATCGGTGCGGAAGAGCCTCGCACCTTGCTGAGGCTAGAGAACTTCTCGGCCTCGATCAGCTATCGTGCCGCCGAGCTCGCCCGCCTCTTGAAGCCTCACGGGCGACCCGCGCTGGTCGAGGGGCGCGCATCCGACACGCTCTGGCGCGAGGTCAGGGATGCCGCCTTCTTCGCCAGCACGCAGGAGGCCGTCTGGCGGCTCTCGCTCGCGCCGACCAGTGGGCCGAGAGCGACCGCCGCGATTACGCGCACTGTGCCGGGTGCCCGCTGGTTCTACGATTGGGGCGGCGGTCTGATCTGGCTCGCCGTGCCGGCCGACGGAGACGCTGGCGCCGCCGCGATCCGCACAGCTCTGAAGCCGCTCGGCGGCCATGCCACTTTGGTGCGGGCGCCCGATGCGGTGCGGGCGGTGGTTCCCGTTTTCGAGCCGCTCTCCGAGCCGCTGATGCGGGTGACTGCGGGCATCAAGAAAAGCTTCGACCCGGAGGGCGTGTTCGAGCCCGGCCGGATGTATGCGGGGATCTGA
- a CDS encoding FAD-binding oxidoreductase, whose amino-acid sequence MSAIAFPVPDAGILARRDAIIAGLAGLVAPDALITSEDERRPYETDALTAYRRMPLAVVLPSTTQEVAAVLRYCGEQGVPVVPRGAGTSLAGGAIPQEDAVVIGVSKMNRILEIDYANRTARVQAGVTNLAVTGAVSADGFFYAPDPSSQLACSIGGNIGMNSGGAHCLKYGVTTNNVLGVTLVMLDGSIVEIGGGHLDAPGYDLLGLIVGSEGQLGIVTEATVRILRSAEGARPVLFGFPTSVEAGAAVAAIIGAGIIPVAMEFMDKPAIEICEAFAHAGYPMDCGALLIIEVEGSEAEMDAQLARIVAIAREHGVGTVKESKSAMETAAIWKGRKSAFGATGRIADYICMDGTIPTGQLPFVLERMDEIIKGYGLRVANVFHAGDGNLHPLILYNCNDPVEAQKAEDAGNDILKLCVEVGGCLTGEHGVGIEKRDLMTVQFNEADLHQQQRVRAVFDPRWLMNPAKVFPLEGRVAA is encoded by the coding sequence ATGAGTGCGATCGCCTTTCCGGTGCCCGATGCCGGCATCCTCGCCCGCCGTGACGCCATCATCGCCGGCCTCGCGGGGCTGGTCGCACCCGATGCGCTGATCACCTCGGAGGACGAGCGCCGGCCCTATGAGACCGATGCGCTGACCGCCTATCGCCGCATGCCGCTCGCCGTCGTGCTGCCCTCGACCACGCAGGAGGTCGCCGCCGTGCTGCGCTATTGCGGTGAGCAGGGCGTGCCGGTCGTGCCGCGCGGCGCCGGCACCTCGCTCGCCGGTGGCGCGATCCCGCAGGAGGACGCCGTGGTGATCGGCGTCTCCAAGATGAACCGCATCCTGGAGATCGATTACGCCAACCGCACCGCCAGGGTGCAGGCCGGCGTCACCAATCTCGCCGTCACCGGCGCGGTCTCGGCCGACGGCTTCTTCTACGCGCCCGACCCGTCCTCGCAGCTCGCCTGCTCGATCGGCGGCAATATCGGGATGAACTCCGGCGGCGCGCATTGCCTGAAATACGGCGTCACCACCAACAATGTGCTCGGCGTCACCCTGGTGATGCTCGACGGCAGCATCGTCGAGATCGGCGGCGGCCATCTCGATGCGCCCGGCTACGACCTGCTCGGCTTGATCGTCGGCTCTGAAGGGCAGCTCGGCATCGTCACCGAGGCGACGGTGCGCATCCTGCGTTCGGCGGAAGGCGCGCGGCCCGTCCTGTTCGGTTTCCCGACTAGTGTCGAGGCCGGCGCCGCTGTCGCCGCGATCATCGGCGCCGGCATCATCCCGGTGGCGATGGAGTTCATGGACAAGCCGGCGATCGAGATCTGCGAGGCCTTCGCCCATGCCGGTTATCCCATGGATTGCGGAGCCCTCTTGATCATCGAGGTCGAGGGTTCGGAAGCCGAGATGGACGCCCAGCTCGCCCGCATCGTCGCAATCGCAAGGGAGCACGGCGTCGGCACGGTCAAGGAGAGCAAGTCGGCGATGGAGACGGCGGCGATCTGGAAAGGTCGCAAATCCGCCTTCGGCGCGACCGGCCGCATCGCCGATTACATCTGCATGGACGGCACGATCCCGACCGGGCAACTGCCCTTCGTGCTCGAACGCATGGACGAGATCATCAAGGGTTATGGCCTGCGTGTCGCCAATGTCTTCCATGCTGGCGACGGCAATCTCCACCCGCTGATCCTCTACAACTGCAACGATCCGGTCGAGGCGCAGAAGGCCGAGGATGCCGGCAACGACATCCTCAAGCTCTGCGTCGAGGTCGGCGGCTGCCTCACCGGCGAGCACGGCGTCGGCATCGAGAAGCGCGACCTGATGACCGTCCAGTTCAACGAGGCCGACCTGCACCAGCAGCAACGGGTCAGGGCGGTGTTCGATCCGCGCTGGCTGATGAATCCGGCCAAGGTGTTTCCGCTCGAAGGTCGGGTCGCGGCGTGA